CACCGCTGCTCCGGCCGCCAGTATCAGGGCACTCGCCGCGCTCCAGGCGAGGCTCCAGCGCCGGCCGGGCGCGGGCGACGCGGCCGGCGCCTCTTCGGGCGCCTTGCCCGCGAGCCAGTCGGCCAGGACGATGCGCGCCTCGCCGATGTCGCGCAGCCGCTGCTTCACGTCGCGGTCGAGGCAGCGGCGCAGCAGCCGCCGGAGCGGCCCCGGAGTGTCGGACGGCAGCAGCTTCCAATCCAGCTCGGCGCGCAGGACTCCGGCCAGCGTGTCGGAGACCGTCTCGCCGGTGAACAGCCGCTTGCCGGTGAGCATCTCGAACAGGATGACGCCGAAGGCCCAGATGTCGGCGCGGCGGTCCACCGCCTTGCCGCGCGCCTGCTCGGGGCTCATGTAGCCGGCGGTGCCCAGGATGATCCCCAGGCGCGTCGCGGCCGCGGTCATCGTCGGCGACAGCGAGGCACTCCCGCCGCCCGCCGATTCCTCCTCCAGCGCCTTGGCCAGGCCGAAGTCGAGGACCTTGGCGCTGCCATCGGCCGCGATCATGACGTTGGCCGGCTTCAGGTCGCGGTGGATGAT
The Candidatus Polarisedimenticolia bacterium DNA segment above includes these coding regions:
- a CDS encoding serine/threonine-protein kinase → MPLQPGSRIGQYEIVAPLGAGGMGEVYRATDSRLKRSVAIKILPDEVARDPERLARFEREAQVLASLNHPNIGAIYGVEESGGTRCLVLELVEGETLASRIDQGALDVPEAARLALQIAEGLEAAHDKGIIHRDLKPANVMIAADGSAKVLDFGLAKALEEESAGGGSASLSPTMTAAATRLGIILGTAGYMSPEQARGKAVDRRADIWAFGVILFEMLTGKRLFTGETVSDTLAGVLRAELDWKLLPSDTPGPLRRLLRRCLDRDVKQRLRDIGEARIVLADWLAGKAPEEAPAASPAPGRRWSLAWSAASALILAAGAAV